A single window of Paenibacillus sp. SYP-B4298 DNA harbors:
- the iolD gene encoding 3D-(3,5/4)-trihydroxycyclohexane-1,2-dione acylhydrolase (decyclizing), translating into MGTIRLTMAQALVRFLDNQYIELDGVESKFVRGVMGIFGHGNVTGIGEALENDRGQLTFIQGKNEQGMAHAAMAFAKQRSRLEIYACTSSIGPGALNMVTAAGTATVNRIPVLFLPGDIFACRQPDPVLQQIENPADYTVSANDAFKPVSRYWDRITRPEQLMSAALQAMRVLTDPADTGAVTLSLPQDVQCEAYDYPQSFFRKRVHHIDRRLPGRAALERAAELITGKKRPLIIAGGGVHYSCAQSELRAFAERFGIPVTETQAGKSAVSWQHPLYMGAVGVTGSLAANKLAKEADLVLCVGTRLADFPTASKSAFCNPQVEFLSINVSELDAIKLEAARLVADAKEALQALAPRLAERGYQAGYASGELQALKQEWDAEVERLYGVEREDGLAQTRVLGELNRFLGEDDVIVCAAGSLPGDLHRLWRCEQPQTYHMEYGFSCMGYEVSGALGVKLAEPQREVYALVGDGSFLMLHSELLTSIQEGRKIQVVLLNNHGYQCIHNLQRGHGSSGFGNEFRFRSEDSGRLTGGYVPVNFALIAEGLGVASYRAETVEELRAALELAKVEPGSTLIEVQVLPGTNTGDYESWWRVGVAEVSESEAVLSAAKEQEERLKRVRPI; encoded by the coding sequence ATGGGAACGATTCGACTAACAATGGCGCAGGCACTGGTACGTTTTTTGGATAACCAGTACATTGAGCTCGATGGTGTCGAGAGCAAGTTCGTGCGGGGCGTAATGGGCATTTTCGGGCACGGCAATGTAACGGGCATCGGCGAGGCGCTGGAGAATGACAGGGGGCAATTAACGTTCATTCAAGGCAAAAATGAGCAGGGTATGGCACATGCGGCGATGGCATTCGCGAAGCAGCGGAGCCGGCTGGAAATATATGCGTGCACCTCTTCTATCGGGCCAGGAGCACTCAACATGGTGACGGCAGCAGGGACAGCGACTGTGAACCGGATTCCGGTTCTATTCCTGCCGGGGGACATCTTCGCTTGCCGTCAGCCGGATCCGGTGCTGCAGCAGATCGAGAACCCGGCGGATTATACGGTGTCGGCCAATGATGCATTCAAGCCGGTCAGCCGTTACTGGGATCGGATTACTAGACCGGAACAACTGATGAGTGCTGCGCTGCAGGCGATGCGGGTGCTGACCGACCCGGCGGATACTGGTGCGGTGACGCTGTCGCTGCCACAGGATGTGCAGTGTGAGGCGTATGACTATCCGCAGAGCTTCTTCCGCAAGCGTGTCCATCACATTGACCGGAGGCTGCCAGGGAGAGCTGCGCTGGAGCGTGCAGCAGAGCTTATTACGGGCAAGAAGCGCCCGCTCATCATTGCAGGAGGAGGCGTGCATTACTCTTGTGCGCAATCGGAGTTGAGAGCGTTTGCAGAGCGATTCGGTATTCCGGTGACGGAGACACAGGCAGGCAAAAGCGCGGTATCGTGGCAGCATCCATTATACATGGGCGCTGTTGGGGTCACCGGCTCGCTGGCCGCCAACAAGCTGGCCAAGGAGGCGGATCTGGTGCTCTGTGTCGGTACACGGCTGGCAGACTTCCCTACAGCCTCCAAGAGCGCCTTCTGCAATCCGCAGGTCGAATTCCTGTCTATCAATGTCAGTGAATTGGACGCGATCAAGCTGGAGGCTGCCAGGCTGGTTGCTGATGCGAAGGAAGCATTGCAAGCGCTTGCTCCGAGGCTGGCGGAGCGGGGGTATCAGGCGGGATACGCTAGTGGAGAACTGCAGGCGCTGAAGCAGGAGTGGGATGCCGAGGTGGAACGACTGTATGGAGTCGAACGCGAGGATGGGCTGGCGCAGACGCGAGTGCTGGGCGAGCTGAATCGCTTCTTGGGTGAGGACGATGTCATCGTCTGCGCAGCCGGGAGCTTGCCTGGCGATCTGCATCGTCTCTGGCGCTGCGAGCAGCCGCAAACCTATCATATGGAATACGGCTTCTCCTGCATGGGCTACGAGGTATCGGGTGCGCTGGGTGTCAAGCTGGCGGAGCCGCAGCGCGAGGTCTATGCACTTGTAGGAGATGGCAGCTTCCTTATGCTTCATTCGGAGCTGTTGACCAGCATCCAGGAGGGGCGGAAGATTCAGGTCGTGCTCCTGAACAATCATGGTTATCAATGTATTCATAACCTGCAACGAGGTCATGGCAGCTCTGGCTTTGGCAATGAGTTCCGCTTCCGTTCGGAGGATAGCGGAAGGCTGACAGGAGGCTATGTACCCGTCAACTTTGCCTTGATCGCCGAGGGGCTGGGGGTTGCGTCCTATCGCGCCGAGACAGTCGAGGAGCTGCGTGCGGCGTTGGAGCTGGCGAAGGTGGAGCCAGGCTCGACGCTGATCGAGGTGCAGGTGCTCCCGGGTACGAATACTGGAGATTATGAGTCATGGTGGCGAGTAGGGGTTGCTGAGGTATCGGAAAGCGAGGCCGTGCTAAGCGCTGCGAAGGAGCAGGAGGAGCGGCTGAAGCGGGTACGACCGATTTAA
- the iolE gene encoding myo-inosose-2 dehydratase, producing the protein MASLKLGISPINWVNEDVLELGDHYTFEELMKDFESLGFAATENCRKFPKDAKALKAALAERGIQLTSQWKGVLFSDPSRRAEELAAYRSHVEFLHEMGSKVVVTCELGGSIIGDPRRDPAERTVLPLTDEEWSHMVEGLHQAGAICREYGMKLVYHYHMGTNVERGEEIDRLMRTTDPELVSLLYDTGHAYYGGSDPLELLERHGSRVGYVHLKDVRQEVLERVERDGIPFQTAVIEGVFTVPGDGAIDFVPIFAKLRELGYDDWMIIEAEQDPAVANPYEYAKKSLAYIEQAAGAGSQ; encoded by the coding sequence ATGGCAAGCTTGAAGCTGGGGATTTCACCGATTAACTGGGTGAACGAGGATGTGCTGGAGCTGGGTGATCATTATACATTTGAGGAATTAATGAAGGATTTTGAATCGCTGGGCTTTGCGGCGACGGAGAATTGTCGCAAATTTCCCAAGGATGCCAAGGCACTGAAGGCGGCGCTGGCGGAGCGCGGCATTCAATTGACCTCGCAGTGGAAGGGGGTGCTGTTCTCCGATCCGTCACGCCGGGCGGAGGAGCTGGCAGCGTACCGAAGTCATGTTGAATTTCTGCATGAGATGGGCAGCAAGGTCGTCGTGACCTGCGAGCTGGGCGGCTCGATTATCGGTGATCCGCGGCGCGACCCTGCGGAGCGAACGGTGCTGCCGCTAACGGATGAGGAATGGAGCCATATGGTCGAGGGGCTGCATCAAGCCGGGGCGATCTGCCGTGAGTACGGCATGAAGCTGGTCTATCATTACCATATGGGCACCAATGTGGAGCGGGGCGAGGAAATCGATCGCCTCATGCGCACGACGGACCCGGAGCTGGTATCGCTGCTCTATGATACCGGCCATGCGTATTACGGCGGGAGCGATCCGCTGGAGCTGCTGGAGCGACATGGCAGCCGGGTCGGCTATGTCCATCTGAAGGACGTCCGGCAGGAGGTGCTGGAGCGAGTGGAGCGTGACGGGATTCCGTTCCAGACGGCGGTCATTGAGGGCGTATTCACAGTGCCTGGCGATGGGGCGATTGATTTCGTACCGATCTTCGCCAAGCTGCGCGAGCTGGGATATGACGATTGGATGATCATTGAGGCGGAGCAAGATCCTGCGGTGGCTAATCCCTATGAATATGCGAAGAAATCGCTGGCCTACATCGAGCAAGCGGCTGGAGCAGGCTCACAATAA
- the iolB gene encoding 5-deoxy-glucuronate isomerase produces MAELIVPTRQPDHEGKVLEITPQSAGWEYVGFEVFSLKPGQRLSRKTEDKEYCLVVLSGRGEVATRELPCEEIGQRMSIFEQIPPFSVYVPPGDELHLKARTDMEVALCSAPGKGSYAARVIRPEQVGVERRGYGNMERHIHNILPEQELADCLLVVEVFTPGGHWSSYPPHKHDRNNLPNESQLEETYYHRVKQAGGFAVQRVYTIDDPEPLNETLTVRDGDVVLVPKGFHPVSAPPGYDLYYLNVMAGPIRTWKFYNDPAHEWLMPPAPTKEEQK; encoded by the coding sequence ATGGCAGAGCTTATTGTACCAACGAGACAGCCGGATCATGAGGGGAAGGTACTGGAGATTACGCCACAGTCGGCTGGCTGGGAATATGTCGGCTTTGAGGTGTTCAGCCTGAAGCCTGGACAGCGGCTGAGCAGAAAGACGGAGGATAAAGAGTATTGTCTGGTTGTACTCTCCGGCCGGGGCGAGGTGGCGACCCGCGAGCTGCCGTGTGAGGAGATCGGCCAGCGAATGAGCATATTCGAGCAAATACCGCCATTTAGCGTCTATGTACCTCCGGGAGATGAGCTTCATCTGAAAGCTCGGACGGATATGGAGGTCGCGCTCTGCTCGGCTCCGGGCAAGGGCAGCTATGCAGCTCGGGTGATCCGTCCTGAGCAGGTGGGGGTTGAGCGGCGCGGCTATGGCAATATGGAGCGGCATATTCATAACATACTGCCTGAGCAGGAGCTGGCTGATTGTCTGCTTGTGGTCGAGGTGTTCACACCAGGCGGCCATTGGTCGAGCTATCCACCGCACAAGCATGACCGCAACAATCTGCCCAACGAGTCGCAGTTGGAGGAGACCTACTACCATCGGGTGAAGCAGGCAGGCGGATTCGCTGTGCAGCGTGTCTACACGATTGATGATCCTGAGCCGCTGAATGAGACGCTGACCGTGCGGGACGGAGATGTGGTGCTGGTGCCCAAGGGCTTCCATCCAGTCTCAGCGCCGCCGGGCTATGACCTGTATTATCTCAATGTCATGGCCGGCCCGATCCGTACATGGAAATTTTACAATGATCCGGCTCATGAGTGGCTGATGCCGCCAGCGCCGACCAAGGAGGAGCAGAAATGA
- the iolC gene encoding 5-dehydro-2-deoxygluconokinase translates to MNGIVFPDHRELDFVALGRVCVDLNANERNRPMEETVTFTKYVGGSPANITIALARLGMRTGFIGKIADDALGRFIRGYLERMSIRTDNIVTDDSGAVTGLALTEIKSPTDCSILMYREHAADLELRPDEVHEEMIARSRALLISGTALAKSPSREAVFQALAYAHKHKTVTILDIDYRAFTWRSLDEASIYCNLAAVQCDILLGGREEFDLLERTSGPRGEGDEATARHWFEQGAQLVVVKHGGHGSVVFTPDGGSHRGGIFPAKQMVKTFGAGDAYAGAFIYALMHGRPLEACQQYGSAAASIVVSSHSCSDAMPTVEQIDALIAEFSSEEGETP, encoded by the coding sequence ATGAACGGCATCGTGTTTCCTGACCATCGGGAGCTGGATTTTGTGGCGCTGGGCAGAGTCTGTGTCGATCTGAATGCCAATGAGCGCAACCGTCCGATGGAAGAGACGGTCACCTTCACCAAATATGTCGGCGGCTCGCCTGCCAATATTACAATTGCGCTGGCACGGCTCGGCATGCGCACGGGCTTCATCGGCAAGATCGCTGATGATGCGCTTGGACGGTTCATCCGCGGGTATCTGGAGCGTATGAGCATCCGCACTGACAATATCGTGACGGATGACAGCGGCGCAGTAACTGGGCTGGCGCTTACGGAGATCAAGTCACCGACCGATTGCAGCATATTGATGTATCGTGAGCACGCGGCTGATCTGGAGCTGCGGCCTGATGAAGTGCATGAGGAGATGATTGCGAGGTCCAGGGCGCTGCTGATCTCCGGCACGGCGCTTGCCAAAAGCCCGTCGCGCGAGGCGGTATTTCAGGCGCTGGCCTATGCGCACAAGCATAAGACGGTGACGATCCTCGACATCGACTATCGCGCATTCACTTGGAGGTCGCTGGATGAAGCGAGTATCTACTGCAACCTGGCGGCAGTGCAGTGCGACATTCTGCTTGGCGGGCGTGAGGAGTTCGACCTGCTGGAGAGAACCTCCGGGCCAAGGGGCGAGGGGGATGAGGCAACTGCACGGCACTGGTTCGAGCAAGGAGCACAGCTCGTGGTGGTCAAGCACGGCGGGCACGGCTCGGTTGTATTCACGCCCGATGGGGGGAGCCATCGGGGCGGTATTTTCCCGGCGAAGCAGATGGTGAAGACGTTCGGAGCAGGCGACGCCTATGCAGGGGCTTTCATCTACGCCCTGATGCATGGCCGACCACTGGAGGCTTGCCAGCAGTATGGCAGCGCGGCAGCGTCGATCGTCGTGTCCAGCCATAGCTGCTCGGATGCGATGCCGACGGTGGAGCAGATCGATGCGTTGATTGCAGAGTTTAGTAGTGAAGAGGGGGAGACACCATGA
- a CDS encoding CoA-acylating methylmalonate-semialdehyde dehydrogenase: MTAEVRAVQNYIGGKWTDAGTSRTEQVVNPATGEVIATVPLSTAADVEQAVAVAQAAFQEWSRVPVPRRARIMFAYQQLLVKHWDELAKLITIENGKNLAEAQGEVQRGIECVEFAAGAPSLMMGSTLPDIATGLESSMYRYPLGVIGGITPFNFPMMVPCWMFPLAIACGNTFVLKPSERTPLLACRLAELLQEAGLPDGVFNIVHGAHEVVNGLLEHEDVKAISFVGSQPVAEYVYKTAAAHGKRVQALGGAKNHSIVLPDADLELAVKEITNAAFGSAGERCMACSVVVAVGETADELTERLLAVAKGLSIGSGLTPGNFLGPVIREGHKERTASYIRSGIEEGAKLLLDGRECEASQGEGYFVGPTIFDHARPGMTIWRDEIFAPVLQIVRVATLEEAIELTNGSEFANGACLYTTSLSAVRTFRETIDAGMLGVNVGVPAPMAFFPFSGYKKSFYGDLHANGRDGVEFFTRKKMVVARY, encoded by the coding sequence ATGACAGCAGAGGTAAGAGCGGTGCAGAACTATATTGGGGGAAAATGGACGGATGCTGGCACAAGCCGTACCGAGCAGGTGGTTAATCCCGCTACAGGCGAGGTGATTGCGACGGTGCCGTTGTCTACGGCAGCGGATGTGGAGCAGGCTGTGGCGGTGGCTCAGGCGGCATTCCAAGAATGGAGCCGCGTGCCCGTGCCGCGTCGCGCACGGATTATGTTCGCGTACCAGCAATTGCTGGTGAAGCATTGGGATGAGCTGGCGAAGCTGATCACGATTGAGAACGGCAAAAATCTGGCGGAGGCGCAGGGTGAGGTACAGCGCGGCATTGAATGTGTCGAATTCGCTGCGGGCGCGCCAAGCCTGATGATGGGGAGTACGCTGCCAGATATTGCGACGGGGCTGGAATCCTCAATGTACCGTTATCCACTCGGGGTCATCGGCGGCATTACGCCGTTTAACTTCCCGATGATGGTGCCATGCTGGATGTTCCCGCTCGCGATTGCCTGCGGCAATACGTTCGTGCTCAAGCCATCGGAGCGGACGCCGCTGCTGGCGTGCCGTCTGGCTGAGCTGCTACAGGAGGCGGGGCTGCCAGATGGTGTGTTCAACATCGTGCATGGCGCTCATGAGGTCGTGAACGGGCTGCTGGAGCATGAGGATGTGAAGGCGATCTCCTTCGTCGGCTCGCAGCCGGTGGCTGAATACGTGTATAAGACGGCAGCGGCTCATGGGAAGCGGGTGCAGGCGCTGGGCGGAGCGAAGAACCATTCGATCGTCCTGCCGGATGCTGATCTGGAGCTGGCAGTGAAGGAGATCACGAATGCGGCCTTCGGTTCTGCGGGCGAACGCTGTATGGCATGCTCGGTCGTGGTGGCTGTAGGCGAGACAGCGGATGAGCTTACGGAGCGCTTGCTTGCGGTGGCCAAGGGGCTATCGATCGGCAGCGGACTGACGCCAGGCAACTTCCTCGGGCCGGTCATTCGCGAGGGGCATAAGGAGCGCACCGCCTCATACATTCGTAGCGGCATCGAGGAGGGGGCGAAGCTGCTGCTCGATGGCCGGGAGTGCGAGGCGAGCCAGGGCGAAGGGTACTTCGTCGGGCCGACGATCTTCGATCATGCGCGGCCTGGGATGACGATCTGGCGCGACGAGATTTTTGCTCCGGTGCTGCAGATTGTCCGTGTGGCGACGCTGGAAGAGGCGATCGAGCTGACGAATGGCTCAGAGTTCGCTAATGGAGCCTGCTTGTATACGACGAGCCTGAGTGCGGTGCGCACGTTCCGTGAGACGATCGATGCGGGGATGCTGGGTGTCAATGTCGGGGTTCCGGCACCGATGGCGTTCTTCCCGTTCTCCGGATACAAGAAATCATTCTATGGCGACCTGCACGCAAATGGACGCGATGGCGTGGAGTTCTTTACTCGGAAGAAGATGGTTGTCGCACGGTACTAG
- the iolG gene encoding inositol 2-dehydrogenase — MKQVKLGIIGAGRIGKLHAENMRGLPQAQVRAISDLYPDSLHSWADASGLPGVRVSGSYRDILDDAEIEAVLICSPTDTHIDLIKEALQAGKHIFCEKPISFNLRETAQIVELVKAKGLKFQTGFNRRFDHNMSRVQELVRAGRIGEPHLLRITSRDPEPPPESYIASSGGLFIDMAIHDFDLARFMMNSEVVEVYAQGAVLIDPVFAKHDDIDTATISLRFASGALGVIDNSRKAHYYDQRVEVFGSEGCLSIQNDTPNTAELHTAAGVYRDKPLYFFLERYTGAYVRELESFVQAIAGGADVPVSAYDGYQAELIAHAAKLSLRERRPIALQELEVALQQQQ; from the coding sequence ATGAAGCAAGTGAAGCTTGGAATTATAGGCGCAGGACGAATCGGTAAGCTGCATGCCGAGAATATGAGGGGGCTGCCGCAGGCGCAGGTGCGGGCGATCTCGGATCTGTATCCAGATTCGCTCCACAGCTGGGCAGACGCTAGCGGTCTGCCAGGGGTGCGCGTTAGCGGGAGCTATCGGGACATACTGGACGATGCGGAGATTGAGGCGGTGCTCATCTGCTCGCCCACTGATACGCATATTGACTTGATCAAGGAGGCGCTGCAGGCGGGCAAGCATATCTTCTGCGAGAAGCCGATCAGCTTCAATCTGCGAGAGACGGCACAGATTGTGGAGCTGGTGAAGGCGAAGGGGCTGAAGTTCCAGACGGGCTTCAATCGCCGATTCGATCATAATATGAGCCGTGTGCAGGAGCTGGTACGCGCAGGACGGATCGGTGAGCCGCACCTGCTGCGCATCACCTCGCGCGACCCGGAGCCGCCGCCAGAATCGTATATCGCCAGCTCAGGCGGGCTGTTCATCGATATGGCGATCCATGATTTTGATCTGGCGCGATTCATGATGAACAGTGAAGTCGTCGAGGTATACGCTCAAGGCGCGGTGCTGATCGATCCGGTCTTCGCGAAGCATGACGACATCGATACGGCGACGATCTCCCTGCGCTTCGCGAGCGGTGCACTGGGAGTCATCGACAATAGCCGCAAGGCGCATTATTATGATCAGCGTGTCGAGGTGTTCGGCTCGGAGGGATGTCTGAGCATCCAGAACGATACACCGAATACAGCGGAGCTGCACACTGCGGCAGGTGTCTACCGCGATAAGCCGCTTTATTTCTTCCTGGAGCGGTACACCGGGGCGTATGTGCGGGAGCTGGAATCGTTCGTGCAGGCGATAGCTGGTGGAGCTGACGTTCCGGTGAGTGCGTATGATGGCTATCAGGCCGAGCTGATCGCTCACGCCGCCAAGCTCTCGCTGCGTGAGCGGCGGCCGATCGCCCTGCAGGAGCTGGAGGTTGCGCTGCAACAGCAGCAGTAG
- a CDS encoding YybH family protein, with translation MHPEQALEQYIQATNSHEFDNVAKMLHPHAVYWFGDQECKTIDEIRHYFEYAWRMIHEEKYAASHVQWLVNTADAATCIYYYHYEGYANGKFVQGSGRATNVFLKDEQGNWKLVHEHLSGLPAHRDTSSIVTTFPL, from the coding sequence GTGCACCCGGAACAAGCGCTCGAACAATACATACAGGCCACCAATAGCCATGAATTCGACAACGTGGCGAAGATGCTGCATCCCCATGCCGTCTATTGGTTTGGAGATCAGGAGTGTAAGACGATCGACGAGATTCGTCATTATTTCGAGTATGCCTGGAGGATGATTCATGAGGAAAAGTACGCTGCTTCCCACGTTCAGTGGTTGGTGAATACCGCGGATGCGGCGACCTGCATCTATTATTATCACTATGAAGGCTATGCAAATGGCAAGTTCGTTCAAGGCAGCGGCAGAGCCACCAACGTATTCTTGAAGGATGAACAGGGGAACTGGAAGCTGGTGCATGAGCATTTGAGTGGATTACCGGCTCACCGCGATACATCGTCTATAGTTACCACATTCCCTCTATGA